A genome region from Sphingobacteriaceae bacterium GW460-11-11-14-LB5 includes the following:
- a CDS encoding SusC/RagA family TonB-linked outer membrane protein, which translates to MKRSLFSYGGFVRLDGYLLQKMFLKRKVLSVIFTSITLILLSFQLRAQEQTAVTGTVTDEKGETVVGASIKVKGTSTGVTTDGNGKFRIQVADKNATLIFIYVGYVNQEVALAGRTQISVQLKPSNNDLTEVIVVGYNTQKKEAITGAISSISSKDLEKVHGGSTVSTGLAGKLPGVSFRMPDGRPGSSANIQIRNMGNPLYVIDGIQQDAGQFNNISPNDIESISVLKDASAAIYGSRASNGVILVTTKRGKNSTRNTFSVDAYTGWQNWVRFPETTDAYQWKVGQATAEMNQNGSTSITQAELDKWKAGTEYGYQSQNWKDIIIAPNAPQTSVNLSASGGSDRVNYYFSATRLDQKGVYGKAREFDFNRTNIQSNIEAKITDRFKVGMLINGRIESRDQPGVPGGDDYWAARFALLRNRPTEQAYANGNPNYPNDIGHNTEQFAVQSKALSGYWKSDWRVLQTNLSASYETPIKGLEIKGLYSYYIADNVINGHEYTYNVYTYHPETGIYEEKVGSSNPYRERRNEKVYTNTYQLQANYNRTFGKHTVGAVLVAERLDRFRTYTFQHAVPQTNILPVLQFADMDGQDFADIQEEQARIGYVGRLNYNYDNKYYLELSGRRDASWKFAPDRRVGYFPSASIGWRITQEKFMKSLLGESNILNDLKLRASYGQLGDDDVGIDPFAYIPGYNYNQGSVILDGKNITTSRDKGPIINNLSWFKSKITDIGLDFTMFGSKLSGTADYFYRKRSGLPAIKNDVIVPIELGYPLNVENLESDAQFGGEFSLNYRDKIGEFNYNVGGNISISRKKLLERYKPRFGNSWENYRSNGTDRYADIFWGYEVTGQFQSIDEINNYNVNIDGKGNRSLLPGDLIYKDQNGDGIIDPLDERPIGYTTAGQPNVGFGFTIGGSYKNFDFTADFSGGAMYSWNQNWEQRWAFQNGGALLQNFADDSWHRTNLYDLNSPWVAGKYPAIRFNDRDHSNNTRNSTFWLHNVRYLRARTLEIGYTLPKRWAEKIKIQNARVYVNGYNLFSIDNLKDYGVDPEIADDNGLQYPQNKFFNIGLKLSL; encoded by the coding sequence CTGGATGGGTACCTGCTTCAAAAAATGTTTTTGAAACGCAAAGTCCTCTCCGTTATTTTTACTTCCATCACCTTAATTTTACTTTCCTTTCAGCTCAGGGCTCAGGAGCAGACAGCCGTTACCGGAACAGTAACTGATGAAAAGGGCGAAACGGTTGTTGGCGCCAGTATTAAAGTTAAAGGTACCAGCACGGGCGTAACTACTGATGGCAATGGAAAATTCAGGATTCAGGTAGCCGATAAAAATGCCACACTGATCTTTATTTACGTGGGTTATGTTAATCAGGAAGTTGCATTGGCTGGCCGTACGCAAATCAGCGTTCAGCTTAAGCCATCTAATAATGACCTGACGGAAGTTATTGTGGTGGGCTACAATACACAGAAAAAGGAGGCCATTACAGGTGCTATTTCATCAATCAGCAGCAAAGACCTTGAAAAAGTGCATGGCGGTTCTACCGTGAGCACAGGTTTGGCAGGAAAGTTACCTGGTGTATCTTTCAGGATGCCTGACGGAAGGCCGGGTTCGAGCGCCAATATCCAGATCCGTAACATGGGTAATCCACTTTATGTTATCGACGGTATTCAGCAAGATGCCGGCCAGTTTAATAATATTTCACCTAACGATATCGAAAGTATCAGTGTGCTTAAAGATGCATCGGCTGCGATTTACGGTAGCAGGGCATCAAATGGTGTAATTTTGGTAACCACCAAAAGGGGAAAAAATAGTACACGAAATACCTTTAGTGTTGATGCTTATACTGGCTGGCAGAACTGGGTACGTTTTCCGGAAACGACTGATGCTTACCAGTGGAAAGTAGGGCAGGCTACTGCAGAAATGAATCAGAACGGATCAACCAGTATTACCCAGGCCGAACTGGATAAATGGAAAGCAGGTACAGAATATGGTTACCAGAGTCAGAACTGGAAAGATATTATTATTGCGCCAAACGCACCACAAACTTCAGTAAACTTAAGTGCTTCGGGTGGAAGTGACCGGGTAAACTATTACTTTTCGGCTACCCGTTTAGATCAGAAAGGTGTATATGGAAAAGCAAGAGAATTCGATTTTAACCGGACCAATATCCAAAGTAATATCGAGGCTAAAATAACCGACCGTTTTAAGGTGGGTATGCTCATCAACGGGCGTATCGAAAGCCGCGACCAGCCAGGCGTACCGGGTGGAGATGATTACTGGGCCGCCCGTTTTGCTTTGTTGAGAAACAGACCTACTGAACAGGCTTACGCCAATGGCAATCCAAATTACCCGAACGATATCGGTCACAATACCGAGCAGTTTGCTGTACAGAGCAAAGCTCTAAGCGGTTACTGGAAATCAGACTGGAGAGTTTTGCAAACCAATTTATCGGCCTCTTATGAAACGCCAATAAAAGGTTTGGAAATAAAAGGTTTATATTCCTATTACATTGCCGATAACGTAATCAATGGACATGAGTACACTTATAATGTATATACCTATCATCCGGAAACAGGCATTTACGAAGAAAAAGTAGGCAGTTCAAATCCTTACAGAGAGCGCAGAAACGAAAAAGTATATACCAATACCTATCAGCTACAGGCGAATTATAACCGCACTTTTGGCAAACATACGGTAGGCGCTGTATTGGTGGCCGAGCGTTTAGACCGTTTTAGAACCTATACCTTTCAACATGCGGTACCACAGACTAATATTTTGCCTGTGCTGCAGTTTGCCGATATGGATGGGCAGGATTTTGCTGATATACAGGAAGAGCAGGCCCGTATTGGTTATGTGGGCAGGTTAAACTACAATTACGACAATAAATATTACCTGGAGCTTTCCGGTCGTAGAGATGCTTCATGGAAGTTTGCGCCAGATAGACGTGTAGGTTATTTCCCTTCAGCATCAATTGGTTGGAGAATTACGCAAGAGAAATTTATGAAATCGCTTTTGGGTGAAAGCAATATCTTAAACGATTTGAAACTCCGTGCTTCTTACGGACAGCTTGGGGATGATGATGTGGGTATCGATCCTTTTGCCTATATCCCAGGTTATAACTACAACCAGGGCAGTGTGATATTGGATGGAAAAAACATTACCACTTCAAGGGATAAAGGTCCTATTATCAATAACCTGAGCTGGTTTAAAAGCAAAATTACCGACATCGGTCTGGATTTTACGATGTTCGGCAGTAAACTTTCCGGAACTGCAGATTATTTTTATAGAAAACGTTCTGGTTTACCGGCCATTAAAAACGACGTCATTGTTCCAATAGAACTAGGATATCCTTTAAATGTTGAAAACCTGGAGAGCGATGCACAGTTTGGAGGTGAATTCTCTTTAAACTACAGAGATAAAATCGGTGAGTTTAATTACAATGTTGGTGGAAACATTTCCATTAGCAGAAAGAAACTTTTAGAAAGATATAAACCACGTTTTGGCAACTCATGGGAAAATTACAGAAGTAATGGTACCGATAGATATGCCGATATTTTTTGGGGCTATGAAGTAACCGGTCAATTCCAGAGTATCGATGAGATCAATAACTACAATGTGAATATTGATGGAAAAGGCAACCGTTCTTTATTGCCGGGCGATTTAATTTACAAAGATCAGAATGGCGATGGAATTATTGATCCTTTAGATGAGAGACCAATAGGATATACCACAGCAGGGCAACCAAATGTAGGTTTTGGATTTACCATTGGCGGTTCTTATAAAAACTTCGATTTTACGGCCGATTTTTCTGGCGGTGCCATGTATTCCTGGAACCAGAACTGGGAACAGCGCTGGGCATTCCAGAATGGAGGGGCTTTGCTGCAGAATTTTGCTGACGACAGCTGGCATCGTACTAATCTCTATGACCTGAACAGTCCCTGGGTGGCTGGTAAATATCCTGCAATCCGTTTTAATGACCGCGATCATAGTAACAACACCAGAAATTCGACTTTCTGGTTGCACAACGTGAGGTACCTGAGGGCGCGTACACTTGAGATTGGTTATACCCTGCCAAAAAGATGGGCAGAAAAAATCAAGATCCAGAATGCAAGGGTATATGTAAACGGATACAACCTCTTCTCGATCGATAACCTGAAAGATTATGGTGTAGATCCTGAAATTGCAGACGATAATGGATTGCAATATCCACAGAATAAGTTTTTTAACATCGGTCTTAAATTATCGCTATAA